The following proteins are co-located in the Pomacea canaliculata isolate SZHN2017 linkage group LG8, ASM307304v1, whole genome shotgun sequence genome:
- the LOC112570370 gene encoding DNA replication complex GINS protein PSF1-like — translation MLAEKALELVREQKRCTDSTLPPFNEDGIRQVLEEMRALFEQNQHDTTEAVKGGNGGLLSSIQLRHAALERNKRCVLAYLFNRLDHIRHMRWEFGSVLPTDLKYNFCEQEVQWFNSYNRILANYMRCIGGQGGLDLTQDRKPPKTLYIEVRCLADHGEFETQDGDIIVLKKNSQHFLLRSECEHLVREGVLEHVVQSV, via the exons ATGCTTGCAGAAAAGGCGCTGGAACTTGTTCGTGAACAGAAACGCTGCACAGATAGTACCTTACCTCCTTTTAAT GAAGATGGCATTCGGCAAGTTCTTGAAGAGATGCGAGCCCTCTTTGAACAAAACCAGCACGACAC GACTGAAGCAGTAAAAGGTGGTAATGGAGGACTTCTATCAAGCATTCAGTTGCGTCATGCAGCTCTTGAGCGGAACAAGCGATGTGTGTTGGCTTATTT ATTCAACAGGCTTGACCACATACGTCATATGCGCTGGGAATTCGGCAGTGTCCTGCCTACTGACCTTAAGTATAATTTTTGTGAACAAGAA GTTCAATGGTTCAATAGTTATAATCGTATACTGGCAAATTACATGAGATGCATTGGAGGACAAGGAGGGCTAGACCTGACACAGGATAGAAAGCCACCCAAAACTCTGTATATAGAA GTGCGATGCCTTGCTGACCATGGGGAGTTTGAGACTCAGGATGGAGATATCATTGTGCTGAAGAAAAATAGTCAG CATTTCCTCTTGCGTTCTGAGTGTGAGCATCTTGTGCGTGAAGGAGTTCTGGAACATGTTGTTCAAAGTGtctaa